Proteins encoded by one window of Cylindrospermum stagnale PCC 7417:
- the mutS gene encoding DNA mismatch repair protein MutS: protein MTASPSATQPTEPNNPSAPHTNTQLVDRSKLSKMYQHYVEMKDKYPHALLLYRVGDFFETFFQDAVIISRELELVLTSKHGGEIGRVAMTGVPHHAWERYTTLLVEKGYAVVICDQVEDSADAIGLVKREVTRILTPGTLLEEGMLKASRNNYLAAVVIAANHWGLAYADISTGEYLTTQGSDLEHLTQELMRLQPSEVLFPTNAPDLGSLLRPGETSPSLPQCLPPSFCYSLRSQIPFSQAEARPRLLQKFKVRSLEGLGCEHLPLAVRAAGGLLEYLEDTQKANTVVLQTLRTYTITDYLIVDQQTRRNLEITQTVRDGTFHGSLLWALDRTSTAMGGRALRRWLLQPLLDIKGIRSRQDTIQELVENTPLRQDLRQLLRQIYDLERLTGRAGSGTANARDLVALADSLSRLPQLSRLVADAHSPFLKALQKVPPVLEELAQKLHLHIVESPPIHLKEGGLIRPGINPQLDERKATVEGDQQWIANLEVDERTRTGIPNLKVGFNKTFGYYISITRSKSDTVPPNYIRKQTLTNEERFITPDLKEREARILSARDDLNELEYEIFASLRAEVGQFAEIIRNLSRAVAAADVLCGLAELAAHQGYCRPDMVAGREVVIFDGRHPVVEQSLPAGFFVPNSTGLGGETNRQDAEGAKEEEEKPDLVILTGPNASGKSCYLRQVGLIQLMAQVGSFVPARLANLGICDRIFTRVGAVDDLATGQSTFMVEMNETANILNHATSRSLVLLDEIGRGTATFDGLSIAWAVAEYLAVDIRSRTIFATHYHELNELATILPNVANYQVTVKELPDQIIFLHQVQPGGADKSYGIEAGRLAGLPAVVIKRAKQVMGQIEQHSKIAMGLQNLE, encoded by the coding sequence ATGACCGCCTCCCCATCTGCAACCCAACCAACGGAACCCAATAACCCTAGTGCGCCCCACACCAACACGCAACTGGTAGACCGCAGCAAGCTGAGTAAGATGTACCAGCACTATGTAGAAATGAAGGATAAATATCCGCATGCGCTGTTGCTGTATCGGGTGGGTGACTTTTTTGAAACATTTTTCCAAGACGCTGTAATTATCTCCAGAGAACTAGAACTGGTTCTCACCAGCAAACACGGCGGCGAAATTGGACGCGTCGCCATGACAGGTGTACCCCACCACGCATGGGAACGCTACACAACCCTGTTGGTGGAAAAAGGCTACGCTGTAGTGATTTGCGACCAAGTGGAAGACTCCGCCGATGCTATCGGTTTGGTCAAACGTGAGGTAACGCGCATCCTCACACCGGGGACTTTGCTAGAAGAGGGAATGCTGAAAGCAAGTCGCAATAATTACCTAGCAGCGGTAGTAATTGCCGCAAATCATTGGGGTTTAGCTTATGCAGACATCTCCACCGGCGAATACCTGACAACTCAAGGTAGTGATTTAGAACATCTGACTCAAGAATTAATGCGGTTGCAGCCTTCAGAAGTGCTGTTTCCCACCAACGCCCCCGATTTAGGTAGTTTATTGCGTCCGGGGGAAACTTCGCCTTCACTTCCCCAATGTTTACCACCTTCATTTTGTTATAGCTTGCGATCGCAAATTCCTTTTTCCCAAGCAGAAGCTAGACCTAGATTATTGCAGAAATTCAAAGTGCGATCGCTAGAAGGTCTCGGTTGTGAACATCTCCCCCTCGCCGTTCGCGCCGCTGGTGGTCTGCTGGAATACCTGGAAGATACTCAAAAAGCCAACACCGTCGTCCTCCAAACCTTACGCACCTATACGATTACCGATTATCTCATCGTTGACCAGCAAACCCGCCGTAACCTAGAAATCACCCAAACCGTCCGTGATGGCACTTTTCACGGTTCCCTGTTGTGGGCATTAGATAGAACTAGCACAGCAATGGGTGGGCGTGCTTTACGGCGATGGTTATTGCAACCCCTCCTCGATATTAAAGGCATTCGTTCCCGCCAAGATACGATTCAAGAATTGGTAGAAAATACCCCTTTACGTCAAGATTTGCGCCAGTTGTTACGGCAAATTTACGACTTGGAACGGTTAACGGGAAGGGCGGGTTCCGGTACGGCAAATGCGCGAGATTTGGTAGCTTTGGCTGATTCTCTCTCCCGCTTACCGCAACTATCCCGCTTAGTCGCTGATGCCCATTCGCCTTTTTTGAAAGCTTTGCAGAAGGTGCCACCTGTGTTGGAAGAATTGGCACAAAAGTTACACCTCCACATCGTAGAATCACCACCGATACATCTCAAGGAAGGGGGGTTAATTCGTCCGGGAATTAATCCGCAGTTGGATGAGCGAAAGGCGACTGTGGAAGGAGATCAGCAATGGATTGCTAATTTAGAAGTTGATGAAAGAACGAGAACGGGAATTCCTAATTTGAAGGTGGGATTTAATAAAACTTTTGGTTATTACATTAGTATTACCCGTAGTAAGTCCGATACTGTACCGCCTAATTACATTCGCAAACAAACTCTGACAAATGAGGAACGTTTCATTACTCCAGATTTGAAGGAACGGGAAGCGCGCATTCTCTCGGCGCGGGATGATTTAAATGAGTTGGAATATGAGATTTTTGCCTCTTTGCGGGCTGAGGTGGGACAGTTCGCGGAGATAATTCGCAATCTTTCTCGCGCGGTGGCGGCGGCGGATGTGTTGTGCGGGTTGGCTGAGTTGGCGGCGCATCAAGGTTACTGTCGTCCGGATATGGTTGCGGGGCGGGAGGTTGTGATTTTTGATGGGCGTCATCCGGTGGTGGAACAGTCTTTACCTGCTGGGTTTTTTGTGCCGAATTCTACGGGGTTGGGTGGAGAAACGAACCGCCAAGACGCAGAGGGCGCCAAGGAGGAGGAGGAGAAGCCTGATTTGGTGATTTTGACGGGGCCGAATGCGAGTGGGAAGAGTTGTTATTTGCGTCAGGTGGGGTTGATTCAGTTGATGGCGCAAGTTGGTAGTTTTGTGCCGGCGCGGTTGGCGAATTTGGGAATTTGCGATCGCATTTTTACTCGTGTGGGGGCGGTGGATGATTTAGCCACTGGTCAATCTACGTTTATGGTGGAAATGAATGAAACGGCTAATATTCTTAATCATGCCACTTCTCGGTCGTTGGTTTTGTTAGATGAAATTGGCAGAGGAACGGCAACTTTTGACGGCTTATCAATAGCTTGGGCGGTGGCGGAATATTTGGCGGTTGATATTCGGTCGCGGACAATTTTTGCTACGCACTATCATGAGTTGAATGAGTTGGCAACTATTTTGCCAAATGTGGCTAATTATCAAGTGACGGTGAAGGAGTTACCTGACCAAATTATCTTTTTGCACCAAGTCCAACCGGGAGGTGCTGATAAGTCTTACGGTATTGAGGCGGGAAGGTTGGCGGGTTTACCTGCGGTGGTAATTAAACGGGCTAAACAGGTGATGGGACAAATTGAGCAACACAGCAAAATTGCTATGGGTTTGCAAAATTTGGAATAG
- a CDS encoding DUF2281 domain-containing protein: MSAENELLEKWRELPKDKQQEVIDFVEFLHIKTVEHPLTQKTKTPLGERLRQLRTKIVASGAPLLTQDDIEKEITSSRGGLQEFTE; the protein is encoded by the coding sequence ATGAGCGCAGAAAATGAGTTGTTAGAAAAGTGGCGGGAATTACCAAAAGACAAACAGCAGGAAGTTATAGATTTTGTAGAATTTCTCCACATCAAGACCGTAGAGCATCCACTAACCCAAAAAACTAAAACTCCGCTAGGAGAACGTTTGCGGCAACTTCGTACTAAAATAGTTGCTTCTGGTGCGCCTTTGCTAACTCAAGATGATATTGAAAAAGAAATTACTAGCAGTCGAGGTGGGTTACAGGAATTTACGGAATGA
- a CDS encoding type II toxin-antitoxin system VapC family toxin gives MKITFIDAGVLVTAARGVGEMSEKALSILEDSEREFAASDFVKLEVLPKAIYNRQTTEAEFYEAFFSAVTYWANDLEQIVEDAYKIGCQYGLAAMDALHLAVALSVGAEEFVTTEKQTKPMHLLYKYSSYFNFQLIN, from the coding sequence ATGAAGATAACCTTTATTGATGCTGGCGTACTAGTTACAGCGGCGCGTGGTGTAGGGGAAATGTCTGAAAAAGCATTATCTATTTTAGAAGATTCTGAACGTGAGTTTGCTGCCAGCGATTTTGTTAAATTAGAAGTGCTTCCCAAGGCCATTTATAACCGACAAACCACCGAAGCCGAATTTTACGAAGCTTTTTTTAGTGCTGTCACTTACTGGGCTAATGATTTAGAACAGATTGTGGAAGATGCCTATAAAATTGGTTGTCAGTATGGTTTGGCGGCAATGGACGCCCTACATCTGGCGGTGGCATTGTCAGTTGGTGCAGAGGAATTTGTGACAACAGAGAAACAAACAAAACCTATGCACCTCCTCTACAAGTATTCGAGTTATTTCAATTTTCAACTAATCAATTGA